In Porites lutea chromosome 1, jaPorLute2.1, whole genome shotgun sequence, a single genomic region encodes these proteins:
- the LOC140952387 gene encoding solute carrier organic anion transporter family member 4A1-like isoform X2, with protein MCVSGFTNLYLLTLEKRFQLTSTEVGFVAASNDIAGIVLTALVSFYGTYGNKPRWLGYGCAITGLGCLIFVLPQALVGRYEPLLNSNGFGNGELCQLSVNGTSEFCFSNYGGRWYYIFIFFLAQLLMGGGTTPLYTLGPAYIDENVHPKSSPIYLAVFFASSLLGPGLGFISGGSLLKIYVDVTQPEGSNLTPDDPQWIGAWWIGFLFGGFILLLMTGLLLGFPRELPGAKRMREEAAKEGQIPKKDERLQGNIKDILPATLQLLKAPVFIFNSLGITSSSLFGAGIASFLPKILQLKYGLSPFITGAVIGTILVPGTVGGIFLGGFIVRKFDLKKSLKMAARFCVICQVFTIIGSGAWFIPGCGTPDLAGLLVPYNGGSSLGDNGMTAPCNVNCSCSLATINPVCGEDNLAYFSPCHAGCKVSQDEKSFKNCTCIYPQGNVSEGSAVKGYCEKRSGCTTYIAFILLLILVLFSVFITAISNKTVVLRCVPYNQRAYALGFQFILQRSLGFLPGPILFGAIFDSSCLLWGRSCGKKGNCQFFDMTKLTDRLGYAGFSFTGLSLIFYFLSYWFCKPTIEEEEEKHRLEQLPNKEAAENDDNANGMDESSI; from the exons ATGTGTGTCAGTGGTTTTACCAATCTCTACCTGCTGACCTTGGAAAAAAGGTTTCAACTTACCAGCACTGAAGTTGGATTTGTGGCGGCGTCCAATGATATCGCGGGAATTGTGTTAACAGCTCTGGTCAGCTTTTATGGTACATATGGAAACAAGCCCAGGTGGCTTGGGTACGGCTGCGCTATAACAG GTCTCGGATGTCTAATATTTGTTCTTCCACAAGCTCTAGTTGGTCGTTACGAGCCTCTGTTAAACTCAAACGGATTCGGTAATGGAGAGCTTTGTCAGCTGAGCGTTAATGGTACCTCAGAATTCTGCTTTTCTAATTATGGTGGTCGATGGTATTACAtattcatctttttcttggcACAGTTACTTATGGGTGGTGGAACAACTCCGCTGTACACTCTTGGGCCAGCGTACATCGATGAAAATGTCCATCCAAAATCGTCACCAATCTACCTGGCGGTGTTTTTCGCCTCTAGCTTGTTGGGGCCTGGTTTGGGATTCATATCTGGTGGCTCCCTGTTGAAGATCTACGTGGATGTGACTCAG CCTGAAGGATCAAACCTTACTCCTGATGATCCCCAGTGGATAGGAGCTTGGTGGATCGGCTTTCTGTTCGGGGGCTTTATACTTCTTCTCATGACCGGACTTCTGCTAGGATTTCCCCGAGAGCTACCGGGTGCAAAACGCATGCGCGAAGAAGCAGCCAAGGAGGGACAAATTCCAAAAAAAGACGAAAGACTTCAAGGGAACATTAAGGACATTTTGCCGGCTACGCTTCAACTACTGAAGGcgcctgtttttatttttaattccttGGGAATAACTTCCAGTTCACTGTTTGGTGCTGGGATAGCTTCGTTCTTGCCCAAGATTCTCCAGCTTAAATATGGACTCAGTCCATTCATAACAGGAGCTGTCATTGGGACGATCTTAGTACCAGGAACAGTAG GTGGTATCTTTTTGGGTGGATTTATCGTCCGGAAATTTGACCTGAAGAAGTCGTTAAAGATGGCTGCCAGGTTTTGCGTCATCTGTCAAGTCTTCACCATCATAGGATCTGGTGCATGGTTTATTCCTGGATGTGGCACCCCGGATTTAGCTGGACTATTAGTTCCGTATAATGGTGGCAG CTCCCTGGGGGACAATGGGATGACAGCCCCGTGCAACGTGAACTGTAGCTGCTCGCTAGCCACTATAAACCCCGTGTGTGGAGAGGATAACTTGGCTTATTTCTCGCCCTGTCACGCTGGATGCAAGGTCTCCCAAGATGAAAAg TCTTTCAAAAACTGCACTTGCATTTACCCACAAGGCAACGTAAGCGAAGGCTCAGCGGTGAAAGGGTATTGTGAGAAGAGGTCTGGATGCACGACGTACATAGCATTTATCCTGCTTCTCATTTTAGTTCTGTTTTCGGTGTTTATCACCGCCATATCCAACAAGACGGTTGTGCTTAG ATGTGTACCGTATAATCAAAGAGCATACGCCCTCGGTTTCCAGTTCATATTACAGCGGTCTCTGGGATTCTTACCAGGTCCGATACTTTTTGGTGCCATATTCGATAGTTCATGTCTTTTGTGGGGGAGGAGCTGTGGTAAGAAAGGAAATTGTCAATTCTTCGACATGACGAAGTTGACGGACCGGCTTGGTTACGCTGGCTTTAGTTTTACAG GCTTGTCTTTGATTTTCTACTTCTTGTCCTATTGGTTCTGTAAGCCAACCattgaagaagaagaggaaaaacatCGACTTGAACAGCTGCCAAACAAAGAAGCAGCAGAGAATGATGACAACGCCAACGGGATGGATGAATCATCTATTTAA
- the LOC140952387 gene encoding solute carrier organic anion transporter family member 4A1-like isoform X1: MSEEDAETKGDAGEETAPLHMEAKDSKEDLRYGWRNVRPQCLQVLNSPKFFVFALATFGFVQGMCVSGFTNLYLLTLEKRFQLTSTEVGFVAASNDIAGIVLTALVSFYGTYGNKPRWLGYGCAITGLGCLIFVLPQALVGRYEPLLNSNGFGNGELCQLSVNGTSEFCFSNYGGRWYYIFIFFLAQLLMGGGTTPLYTLGPAYIDENVHPKSSPIYLAVFFASSLLGPGLGFISGGSLLKIYVDVTQPEGSNLTPDDPQWIGAWWIGFLFGGFILLLMTGLLLGFPRELPGAKRMREEAAKEGQIPKKDERLQGNIKDILPATLQLLKAPVFIFNSLGITSSSLFGAGIASFLPKILQLKYGLSPFITGAVIGTILVPGTVGGIFLGGFIVRKFDLKKSLKMAARFCVICQVFTIIGSGAWFIPGCGTPDLAGLLVPYNGGSSLGDNGMTAPCNVNCSCSLATINPVCGEDNLAYFSPCHAGCKVSQDEKSFKNCTCIYPQGNVSEGSAVKGYCEKRSGCTTYIAFILLLILVLFSVFITAISNKTVVLRCVPYNQRAYALGFQFILQRSLGFLPGPILFGAIFDSSCLLWGRSCGKKGNCQFFDMTKLTDRLGYAGFSFTGLSLIFYFLSYWFCKPTIEEEEEKHRLEQLPNKEAAENDDNANGMDESSI, translated from the exons ATGAGCGAAGAAGACGCGGAGACAAAGGGCGATGCAGGTGAAGAAACTGCCCCTTTGCACATGGAAGCCAAAGACAGCAAAGAAGACCTTCGGTATGGCTGGAGAAATGTCAGGCCGCAGTGTTTGCAAGTCCTTAACAGTCCCAAATTCTTCGTGTTTGCTTTGGCAACGTTTGGTTTTGTTCAAG GCATGTGTGTCAGTGGTTTTACCAATCTCTACCTGCTGACCTTGGAAAAAAGGTTTCAACTTACCAGCACTGAAGTTGGATTTGTGGCGGCGTCCAATGATATCGCGGGAATTGTGTTAACAGCTCTGGTCAGCTTTTATGGTACATATGGAAACAAGCCCAGGTGGCTTGGGTACGGCTGCGCTATAACAG GTCTCGGATGTCTAATATTTGTTCTTCCACAAGCTCTAGTTGGTCGTTACGAGCCTCTGTTAAACTCAAACGGATTCGGTAATGGAGAGCTTTGTCAGCTGAGCGTTAATGGTACCTCAGAATTCTGCTTTTCTAATTATGGTGGTCGATGGTATTACAtattcatctttttcttggcACAGTTACTTATGGGTGGTGGAACAACTCCGCTGTACACTCTTGGGCCAGCGTACATCGATGAAAATGTCCATCCAAAATCGTCACCAATCTACCTGGCGGTGTTTTTCGCCTCTAGCTTGTTGGGGCCTGGTTTGGGATTCATATCTGGTGGCTCCCTGTTGAAGATCTACGTGGATGTGACTCAG CCTGAAGGATCAAACCTTACTCCTGATGATCCCCAGTGGATAGGAGCTTGGTGGATCGGCTTTCTGTTCGGGGGCTTTATACTTCTTCTCATGACCGGACTTCTGCTAGGATTTCCCCGAGAGCTACCGGGTGCAAAACGCATGCGCGAAGAAGCAGCCAAGGAGGGACAAATTCCAAAAAAAGACGAAAGACTTCAAGGGAACATTAAGGACATTTTGCCGGCTACGCTTCAACTACTGAAGGcgcctgtttttatttttaattccttGGGAATAACTTCCAGTTCACTGTTTGGTGCTGGGATAGCTTCGTTCTTGCCCAAGATTCTCCAGCTTAAATATGGACTCAGTCCATTCATAACAGGAGCTGTCATTGGGACGATCTTAGTACCAGGAACAGTAG GTGGTATCTTTTTGGGTGGATTTATCGTCCGGAAATTTGACCTGAAGAAGTCGTTAAAGATGGCTGCCAGGTTTTGCGTCATCTGTCAAGTCTTCACCATCATAGGATCTGGTGCATGGTTTATTCCTGGATGTGGCACCCCGGATTTAGCTGGACTATTAGTTCCGTATAATGGTGGCAG CTCCCTGGGGGACAATGGGATGACAGCCCCGTGCAACGTGAACTGTAGCTGCTCGCTAGCCACTATAAACCCCGTGTGTGGAGAGGATAACTTGGCTTATTTCTCGCCCTGTCACGCTGGATGCAAGGTCTCCCAAGATGAAAAg TCTTTCAAAAACTGCACTTGCATTTACCCACAAGGCAACGTAAGCGAAGGCTCAGCGGTGAAAGGGTATTGTGAGAAGAGGTCTGGATGCACGACGTACATAGCATTTATCCTGCTTCTCATTTTAGTTCTGTTTTCGGTGTTTATCACCGCCATATCCAACAAGACGGTTGTGCTTAG ATGTGTACCGTATAATCAAAGAGCATACGCCCTCGGTTTCCAGTTCATATTACAGCGGTCTCTGGGATTCTTACCAGGTCCGATACTTTTTGGTGCCATATTCGATAGTTCATGTCTTTTGTGGGGGAGGAGCTGTGGTAAGAAAGGAAATTGTCAATTCTTCGACATGACGAAGTTGACGGACCGGCTTGGTTACGCTGGCTTTAGTTTTACAG GCTTGTCTTTGATTTTCTACTTCTTGTCCTATTGGTTCTGTAAGCCAACCattgaagaagaagaggaaaaacatCGACTTGAACAGCTGCCAAACAAAGAAGCAGCAGAGAATGATGACAACGCCAACGGGATGGATGAATCATCTATTTAA
- the LOC140952320 gene encoding uracil phosphoribosyltransferase homolog isoform X2 — protein MSSVFQIMPERVNVKEQKGPQKTTEASETSDKCITAAEDCELTNGLRLIPDEKPPLWQKPAEFGPNLKIIKMNDQVRELQTILRDRETQRGDFVFYADRLIRLVVEEGLNQLPYETCTVTTPTGALYEGLAFQRGNCGVSIMRSGEAMEKGLRDCCRSIRIGKILIKVNEESKMPTVYYAKFPPGMEQRRVLLMYPLLNSGATVITAIKVLLEHGVKENNILLLNVFSTPKGVELLLKNFPSVTILTSEVHSDCPSSFGQRYFGTD, from the exons ATGAGCTCTGTTTTCCAAATAATGCCTGAACGTGTAAACGTTAAAGAACAAAAAGGACCACAAAAGACGACTGAAGCTTCTGAAACGTCGGATAAATGCATTACAGCCGCGGAAGATTGTGAATTAACAAATGGCCTTAGGCTCATACCCGACGAGAAACCTCCACTGTGGCAGAAGCCAGCGGAGTTTGGACCTAACCtcaaaattatcaaaatgaaTGACCAGGTCCGTGAGTTACAGACTATTCTTAGAGACAG GGAAACACAGAGGGGAGACTTTGTCTTCTATGCTGACAGACTA ATAAGACTAGTAGTTGAAGAAGGCCTGAATCAACTTCCTTATGAAACCTGTACTGTGACGACACCAACCG GAGCTTTGTACGAAGGATTAGCTTTTCAACGAGGAAACTGTGGTGTAAGCATTATGAGAAGTG GTGAAGCTATGGAAAAAGGATTGCGGGATTGCTGTCGTTCGATAAGAATAGGAAAGATTCTTATAAAAGTCAATGAGGAGAGTAAGATGCCTACG GTTTACTATGCAAAGTTTCCTCCTGGTATGGAACAGAGAAGAGTTCTCCTCATGTACCCTTTACTAA ATTCTGGGGCTACAGTGATAACAGCCATAAAGGTTCTACTTGAGCATGGagtaaaggaaaataatatactccttttaaatgttttttcaactcCCAAAG GTGTTGAGCTGTTGCTGAAGAATTTTCCTTCTGTCACCATATTAACATCAGAGGTTCACTCAGATTGCCCTTCATCTTTTGGACAGAGATATTTTGGAACAGATtaa
- the LOC140952320 gene encoding uracil phosphoribosyltransferase homolog isoform X1 translates to MSSVFQIMPERVNVKEQKGPQKTTEASETSDKCITAAEDCELTNGLRLIPDEKPPLWQKPAEFGPNLKIIKMNDQVRELQTILRDRETQRGDFVFYADRLIRLVVEEGLNQLPYETCTVTTPTGALYEGLAFQRGNCGVSIMRSGEAMEKGLRDCCRSIRIGKILIKVNEESKMPTVYYAKFPPGMEQRRVLLMYPLLTDSGATVITAIKVLLEHGVKENNILLLNVFSTPKGVELLLKNFPSVTILTSEVHSDCPSSFGQRYFGTD, encoded by the exons ATGAGCTCTGTTTTCCAAATAATGCCTGAACGTGTAAACGTTAAAGAACAAAAAGGACCACAAAAGACGACTGAAGCTTCTGAAACGTCGGATAAATGCATTACAGCCGCGGAAGATTGTGAATTAACAAATGGCCTTAGGCTCATACCCGACGAGAAACCTCCACTGTGGCAGAAGCCAGCGGAGTTTGGACCTAACCtcaaaattatcaaaatgaaTGACCAGGTCCGTGAGTTACAGACTATTCTTAGAGACAG GGAAACACAGAGGGGAGACTTTGTCTTCTATGCTGACAGACTA ATAAGACTAGTAGTTGAAGAAGGCCTGAATCAACTTCCTTATGAAACCTGTACTGTGACGACACCAACCG GAGCTTTGTACGAAGGATTAGCTTTTCAACGAGGAAACTGTGGTGTAAGCATTATGAGAAGTG GTGAAGCTATGGAAAAAGGATTGCGGGATTGCTGTCGTTCGATAAGAATAGGAAAGATTCTTATAAAAGTCAATGAGGAGAGTAAGATGCCTACG GTTTACTATGCAAAGTTTCCTCCTGGTATGGAACAGAGAAGAGTTCTCCTCATGTACCCTTTACTAA CAGATTCTGGGGCTACAGTGATAACAGCCATAAAGGTTCTACTTGAGCATGGagtaaaggaaaataatatactccttttaaatgttttttcaactcCCAAAG GTGTTGAGCTGTTGCTGAAGAATTTTCCTTCTGTCACCATATTAACATCAGAGGTTCACTCAGATTGCCCTTCATCTTTTGGACAGAGATATTTTGGAACAGATtaa
- the LOC140952334 gene encoding SH3 domain-binding glutamic acid-rich-like protein 3, with protein MSGKVTLFISGISGSKEIKKRQQHISSMLQAQNIPFETVDVASDPSALDRMRELVTKGKPKIKDPDDEEEDEEEEEEVILAPQIANGDEYCGGYEDFENAIEMENLKEFLKLK; from the exons ATGAGTGGAAAAGTTACGCTGTTTATCTCCGGTATTTCAGGGAGCAAGGAG ATTAAAAAAAGACAGCAACACATTAGCAGCATGTTGCAGGCACAGAACATACCTTTTGAGACAGTTGATGTAGCATCTGATCCATCTGCACTGGACAGGATGAGGGAACTGGTCACAAAAGGAAAGCCAAAAATAAAGGATCCTGATGATGAAGAGGaggatgaggaggaggaggaagaagtcATCCTTGCTCCTCAGATTGCAAATGGCGATGAGTACTGTGGG GGTTATGAAGACTTTGAAAATGCTATTGAAATGGAGAATTTGAAAGAGTTTTTAAAGCTGAAGTAA
- the LOC140952342 gene encoding SH3 domain-binding glutamic acid-rich-like protein 3: MSRITYYYSSVSSNLELKKHQQKIEMILDSKKIDYDKEDIAGNETAKAKMREIMGDPKGLPPQLTKGDVHLGGFAEFEQAVESEELEVFLKLK, encoded by the exons ATGTCTCGTATAACATATTACTATTCATCTGTTTCCAGCAATTTGGAG CTGAAAAAACATCAACAGAAAATAGAGATGATCCTAGACAGCAAAAAAATTGACTATGATAAAGAAGATATTGCTGGCAATGAAACCGCCAAAGCCAAAATGAGAGAGATAATGGGTGATCCAAAAGGCCTTCCACCTCAGCTGACAAAAGGAGATGTGCATCTGGGG gGCTTTGCTGAGTTTGAACAAGCTGTTGAAAGTGAGGAGCTCGAAGTGTTCCTGAAACTGAAATAA